The following are from one region of the Hymenobacter radiodurans genome:
- a CDS encoding DUF4382 domain-containing protein: MKISHYLPVAILAGLTLASCADDKSSNNATKLQIRLTDAPGDFQKVTLDVRQIEVHLKDEQSADGWELLPFTPQTLNILDYVNGRSALLVDTDFEPGDLKEIRLVLGPNSTVTTRDGQVYDLKTPSGQTSGVKLKLNKATLRERETFQLLLDFDVAKSIVQRGNWRPGNDKKERFLLKPVIRVIAQDIAGGLRGTVTPSASLPQILAIRASITPADTFSTSADASGGFQLGSLPSGVYRVEFFPTTTAPANQPAYKNVVRTDITVTNNQVTELGQTKLD, translated from the coding sequence ATGAAAATCTCACACTATCTGCCCGTTGCAATACTTGCTGGGCTTACGTTAGCAAGCTGCGCCGACGACAAAAGCAGTAACAACGCTACCAAGCTGCAAATCCGCCTAACGGATGCACCCGGCGACTTCCAGAAAGTAACGCTGGATGTCCGTCAGATTGAAGTGCACCTTAAGGATGAACAGAGCGCCGATGGCTGGGAGTTACTGCCTTTCACGCCCCAAACGCTCAATATACTCGACTATGTAAATGGTCGCTCCGCGCTGCTGGTGGATACTGATTTCGAGCCCGGTGATTTGAAAGAAATTCGCTTGGTACTCGGTCCAAACAGCACCGTCACTACCCGTGATGGCCAAGTGTATGATCTGAAAACGCCTAGCGGTCAGACTTCTGGCGTTAAGCTGAAACTAAACAAAGCAACTTTGCGGGAGCGTGAAACCTTCCAGCTTCTGCTCGACTTCGACGTAGCCAAGTCGATTGTGCAGCGCGGCAACTGGCGCCCCGGCAACGACAAGAAAGAGCGCTTTCTGCTGAAACCAGTTATCCGTGTTATCGCTCAGGATATTGCTGGCGGTCTGCGCGGCACAGTTACGCCTAGCGCGTCGTTGCCCCAAATATTGGCTATCCGCGCTTCTATTACGCCCGCCGATACTTTCAGCACTTCCGCTGACGCCTCGGGCGGTTTCCAGTTGGGTAGCTTACCCTCCGGCGTTTATCGCGTAGAGTTTTTCCCCACTACTACCGCTCCTGCTAATCAGCCAGCTTACAAAAACGTGGTTCGCACCGACATCACAGTTACCAATAATCAGGTGACGGAGTTGGGTCAAACCAAACTTGACTAA